The proteins below come from a single Cololabis saira isolate AMF1-May2022 chromosome 2, fColSai1.1, whole genome shotgun sequence genomic window:
- the LOC133418372 gene encoding NLR family CARD domain-containing protein 3-like isoform X4, translating into MRLKSKLQKKHQHVSEGIIKAGKKTLLEQIYTELYITEGGTGEVNDEHEVRQIEAASRKPDGAETAIRQEDIFKPPPGRGGPIRTVMTKGVAGIGKTVLTQKFSLDWAEGRTNQEIKFLLPFTFRELNVLREEKFSLVELVHGFFSETRGICSFEEFQVVFIFDGLDESRLPLDFHNSTIVSDPRMSTSVDVLLTNLIRGNLLPSAHLWITTRPAAANQIPPECVDMVTEVRGFTDPQKEEYFRKRFRDEEQTSRIISHIKTSRSLHIMCHIPVFCWITATVLENVLENVLETREGGGLPKTLTEMYIRFLVVQAKLKKVKYDGGAGTDPHWSPESRKMVESLGKLAFEQLQKGNLIFYEPDLRECGIDVREASVYSGVFTQIFREESSLYQDQVFCFIHLSVQEFLAALHVHLTFISSGVNLLEEQKNTETQLYQTAVDKALQSPNGHLDLFLRFLMGLSLETNQNLLRGLMTSNQRSSQKTIEYIKEKISGDLSAERSINLFHCLNELNDRSLVEEVQRFLRSGRLSTDYLSPAEWSALVFILLSSGDLEVFDLKKFSASELALRRLLPVVKASKKVLLSDCKLSGNICPLLSSVLSSQSSSLIELDLSNNDLQDSGLKKLCPGLESPHCHLESLRLSGCNLSEDICPLLSSVLSSQSSSLTELDLSENDLQDSGLEQLCPGLESPHCHLESLRLSGCLISEEGSASLVSALTSNPSRLRELDLSYNHPGESAGKLLSRLEDPRWRLDTLRVEPAGQRWLTPGLRKYSCQLTIDTNTVNKNIQLSDDNRKMMYVRKNQSYPDHPDRFDDRPQLLCREVLTGRCYWEVQWIGQVSVSVNYKRISRRGISYDCMFGGNDHSWSLESNPGDQYYVRHNNRDTSTSSSPSPSSDSGRVAVYVDVPAGTLSFYEVSDRLIHLHTFNTSFTEPLCAGFGFWFSSGSVSLGPV; encoded by the exons ATGCGGCTGAAGTCTAAGCTGCAGAAGAAGCACCAGCATGTGTCTGAGGGGATCATTAAAGCAGGAAAGAAaacccttctggagcagatctacacggagctctacatcacagagggagggaccggagaggtcaacgatgaacatgaagtcagacagattgaagcagcttccaggaaaccagacggagcagaaacagccatcagacaggaagacatctttaaacccccacctggaagaggaggaccaatcagaacggtgatgacgaagggagtggccggcatcgggaaaacagtcctaacacagaagttcagtctggactgggctgaaggcagaaccaaccaggaaatcaagttcctgcttccattcaccttcagagagctgaatgtgctgagagaggagaagttcagcttggtggaactagttcatggattcttctctgaaaccagaggaatctgcagctttgaagagttccaggtcgtgttcatctttgacggtctggatgagagtcgacttcctctggacttccacaactctacaatcgtcagtgaccccagaatgtccacctcagtggacgtgctgctgacaaacctcatcagggggaacctgcttccttctgctcatctctggatcaccacacgacccgcagcagccaatcagatccctcctgaatgtgttgacatggtgacagaagtcagagggttcactgacccacagaaggaggaatacttcaggaagaggttcagagatgaggagcagaccagcaggatcatctcccacatcaagacatcacggagcctccacatcatgtgccacatcccagtcttctgctggatcactgctacggtcctggagaacgtcctggagaacgtcctggaaaccagagagggaggggggctgcccaagaccctgactgagatgtacatccgcttcctggtggtccaggccaaactgaagaaggtcaagtatgacggaggagctgggacggatccacactggagtccagagagcaggaagatggtggagtctctgggaaaactggcttttgagcagctgcagaaaggaaacctgatcttctatgaaccagacctgagagagtgtggcatcgatgtcagagaggcttcagtgtactcaggagtgttcacccagatctttagagaggagagcagcctgtaccaggaccaggtcttctgcttcatccatctgagtgttcaggagtttctggctgctcttcatgtccatctgaccttcatcagctctggagtcaacctgctggaggaacaaaaGAACACAGAGACTCAGCTCTATCAGAcagctgtggacaaggccttacagagtccaaacggacacctggacttgttcctccgcttcctcatgggtctttcactggagaccaatcagaacctcctacgaggtctgatgacatcaaaccaaagaagttcacagaaAACTATCGAATACATCAAGGAGAAGATCAGTGGGGATCTGTCTGCtgagagaagcatcaacctgttccactgtctgaatgaactgaacgatcggtctctggtggaggaggtccaacggttcctgaggtctggacgtctctccacagatTATCTGTCTCCTGCTgagtggtcggctctggtcttcatcttactgtcatcaggagatctggaggtgtttgacctgaagaagttctcagcttcagagTTGGCTCTACGGAGATTGttgccggtggtcaaagcctccaagaaagttct ACTGAGTGACTGTAAACTCTCAGggaacatctgtccacttctgtcctcagttctcagctctcagtcctccagtctgatagaactggacctgagcaacaacgacctgcaggattctggactgaagaagctgtgtcctggactggagagtccacactgtcacctggagtctctcag actgagtggctgtaacctctcagaggacatctgtccacttctgtcctcagtcctcagctctcagtcctccagtctgacagaactggacctgagcgaaaacgacctgcaggattctggactggagcagctgtgtcctggactggagagtccacactgtcacctggagtctctcag gctgtcaggctgtctgatctcagaggaaggaagtgcttctctggtctcagctctgacctccaacccctcccgcctgagagagctggacctgagctacaaccatccaggagagtcagcagggaagcttctgtctagactggaggatccccgctggagactggacactctcag ggtggagcctgctggacaacgatggctgacaccaggtctgaggaagt attcctgtcaactcaccatcgacacaaacacagtaaacaaaaacatccaactgtctgatgacaacaggaagatgatgtatGTGAGGAAGaatcagtcatatcctgatcatccagacaggtttgatgatcgtcctcagctgctgtgtagagaagttctgacgggtcgctgttactgggaggtccagtggattGGAcaagtttctgtatcagtgaattacaaaagaatcagcaggagaggaatCTCTTATGACTGTATGTTTGGAggaaacgatcattcctggagtctggaaaGTAATCCAGGTGATCAGTACTATGTCCGTCACAATAACAGAGACACatccacctcctcatctccatctccatcttcagactctggcagagtagcagtgtacgtggacgttcctgctggaactctgtccttctatgaagtctctgacagactgatccacctccacaccttcaacaccagctTCACTGAACCGctctgtgctggatttggaTTCTGGTTCAGTTCTGGTTCAGTGTCTCTGGGTCCAGTTTAG